The following are encoded together in the Tetrapisispora phaffii CBS 4417 chromosome 5, complete genome genome:
- the DIT2 gene encoding putative cytochrome P450 (similar to Saccharomyces cerevisiae DIT2 (YDR402C); ancestral locus Anc_5.493) codes for MIDHITGTATVLIASLIFLFLFKIYMPPLDFPRNIPTIPFYVQFLPTLFRIDQVDVYNMYIRESMEKYGAVKFFFGSRWNILVSKPEYLKQMFKNEDTFAKSGNQRKIPYSLIAAYTGDNVISAHGDNWKLYRSSITNGLQHYDGTPMVSNAILFCSLIKKSINSTEGTVTVGPLIQKLTLANISQIVLGFDFGTLSKEHSTIHDNLLKNKKKIFNPLFLTFPFLDLLNLPQRKTGFQEVNKFREELVATVEQELINNYKFEQTTFAASDLIRAYNNEQLNFKQLADNLTILLVAGHENPQLALTSIFYYFGKYADTWQKRIREEVSKVSEINELYNLPLLNAFIYETLRILPPLNIIINRCTTETSQLGPNIVIPKNTYVGYHNFGTTHDKNVWGLRCEEFDPYRWGCDILEIKTNWKHAKNLCKLPTFHGGKRACLGEKFANQELIITLAESLKRFEWVINNDCSQKMTPGGPLCPADLKLKFKCLDKD; via the coding sequence ATGATAGATCATATCACTGGAACGGCAACAGTTTTGATTGCctctttaatatttttatttttgttcaaAATATACATGCCACCTTTGGACTTTCCAAGAAATATACCAACCATCCCTTTCTATGTTCAATTTTTACCTACTTTGTTCCGAATTGATCAAGTCGATGTATAcaatatgtatataagaGAATCAATGGAAAAATATGGTGCTGTAAAGTTTTTCTTTGGATCAAGATGGAATATTCTGGTCTCGAAACCAGAATACCTTAAACAAATGTTTAAAAACGAAGACACTTTTGCCAAAAGTGGAAACCAGAGGAAAATACCATATAGTTTAATTGCAGCGTATACAGGTGATAATGTTATTAGTGCACACGGAGATAATTGGAAGTTATACAGATCCAGTATTACAAATGGGTTACAGCATTATGATGGGACTCCTATGGTAAGTAAtgcaatattattttgtagTCTAATTAAAAAGTCAATTAACTCAACAGAAGGAACTGTAACGGTTGGGCCTTTGATTCAAAAACTTACTTTAGCTAATATTTCACAAATTGTATTGGGATTTGATTTTGGAACTTTATCAAAAGAACACTCTACCATACATGATAATTTgctgaaaaataaaaaaaaaatatttaatccTCTATTTCTAACGTTTCCATTCTTAGATCTTTTGAATCTACCCCAAAGAAAGACTGGATTTCAAGAAGTTAACAAATTCCGTGAGGAATTAGTTGCAACAGTGGAGCAAGAATTAatcaataattataaatttgaGCAAACTACATTTGCCGCTAGTGATTTGATCAGAGCTTACAACAATGAGCAGTTAAATTTTAAGCAATTAGCTGATAACCTAACGATTCTTTTAGTTGCCGGTCATGAGAATCCTCAGTTAGCATTGACctcaatattttattattttggaaaatatgCTGACACTTGGCAGAAACGCATTCGTGAAGAAGTTTCGAAAGTAAGTGagattaatgaattatacAACTTACCGTTATTGAATGCATTTATTTATGAAACATTGCGAATTCTACCtccattaaatattattattaatagatGTACTACCGAAACATCTCAATTGGGGCCAAACATTGTAATACCAAAAAACACCTATGTTGGTTATCATAATTTTGGAACTACACACGATAAAAATGTTTGGGGTTTAAGATGTGAGGAATTTGATCCATACAGGTGGGGATGTGATATATTAGAGATCAAAACTAATTGGAAACATGCAAAAAACCTCTGTAAACTTCCCACATTCCATGGTGGAAAGAGGGCATGCCTAGGTGAAAAATTTGCAAACCAAGAGCTTATTATAACTCTGGCAGAGTCATTAAAACGTTTTGAATGGGtcattaataatgattgtTCTCAAAAAATGACACCAGGTGGACCTCTATGTCCTGCAGACTTAAAGTTAAAGTTCAAATGTTTGGATAAGGACTAA
- the URH1 gene encoding trifunctional uridine nucleosidase/nicotinamide riboside hydrolase/nicotinic acid riboside hydrolase (similar to Saccharomyces cerevisiae URH1 (YDR400W); ancestral locus Anc_5.492) yields the protein MTKEKIPIWLDCDPGHDDAIAILLSCFHPAFKLVGISACYGNASPNNTHYNARSILTAIGKANDIPVLNGAQQPWKRLPIYAPDIHGESGLDGTTLLPVPIGDINNDSYIDYIEEKIEENEGELFISTGSLTSIATVLKEKPHLKKKLKYLAIMGGGLSVGNINENKSAEFNIWVDPDSANFLFTDEVIKNKCIVTPLDLTHKAIATQEVMENILGTSGSNLRRLFYELFLYFGNSYKNAQGFETGPPIHDPLALIPLLVLYGWEPDMVIQYVYKRVDLKVIVDENDADIGKLVILKEYDANDSHGTVVGIDLNYKYFWTQVYLGIAEAEKLSTIELIAKDVVRKELMQEELSNDDIV from the coding sequence AtgacaaaagaaaaaatacCAATTTGGTTAGATTGCGATCCAGGTCATGATGATGCTATAGCAATATTATTAAGTTGTTTCCATCCAGCATTTAAACTTGTTGGTATAAGTGCATGTTATGGTAATGCATCACCAAACAACACTCATTATAATGCTCGTTCAATATTAACTGCTATTGGAAAAGCAAATGATATTCCTGTTTTGAATGGAGCTCAACAACCTTGGAAAAGATTACCTATATATGCACCCGATATTCATGGTGAATCAGGATTAGATGGGACTACTTTATTACCAGTACCAATAGGGGACATTAATAACGATTCTTACATAGATTACATCGAGGAAAAAATTGAGGAAAATGAGGGAGAATTATTTATCTCAACAGGTTCATTGACATCTATTGCTACTgtattgaaagaaaagcCTCACTTGAAAAAAAAGTTGAAATATCTTGCAATAATGGGTGGTGGTCTTTCGGTTggtaatattaatgaaaataaatcagCAGAGTTTAATATATGGGTTGATCCAGATTCAGCaaactttttatttacagatgaagttataaaaaataaatgtatAGTAACCCCCTTAGACCTAACTCACAAGGCTATAGCCACTCAAGAGGTAATGGAAAATATTCTGGGTACATCGGGTTCCAACTTAAGAAGACTATTTTAcgaattatttttgtattttggTAACTCATATAAAAATGCACAAGGTTTTGAGACAGGACCACCAATACATGATCCATTAGCTTTGATACCATTGCTCGTACTTTATGGATGGGAACCTGATATGGTAATACAATACGTCTACAAGAGGGTTGATCTCAAGGTAATAGTGGATGAAAACGATGCAGATATAGGTAAATTGGTTATTTTGAAGGAATATGACGCCAATGACTCTCACGGTACAGTAGTTGGCATAGATCttaattacaaatatttttggaCCCAAGTTTATTTGGGTATTGCAGAAGCAGAAAAATTATCTACAATAGAATTGATTGCGAAGGATGTAGTTAGAAAAGAATTAATGCAAGAAGAATTAAGTAATGACGACATAGTGTGA
- the NSE3 gene encoding Smc5-Smc6 complex subunit NSE3 (similar to Saccharomyces cerevisiae NSE3 (YDR288W); ancestral locus Anc_5.293), whose amino-acid sequence MSDQEAEYMEGTPNSDPTATDIKIVHIAHAMIRYILSVATNTNTVITRSRLQDKIRDLKIKENAPNVKFELIFERINAILLDVYGYKLIGYQSSSSHQHTENSNGETNTESNAKEGSDADEIENKNVVSDKFAHRSNSFILINNLKYVHSFESFISLQKSLQYRKTIVDGEYIGNDNDQPASQTLDNSIGTDKLLAMNGILAIVISMIAFSKNNILHNELTGYLQQFGIPIDDTANIPILEMKFSELLKVFVKREYVAKIEENSSMEGDIVTYRLGRRTKAEFPIKSLVSMVQTILNIPNEQLPNLKKDIIKNIGDTYS is encoded by the coding sequence ATGTCAGATCAAGAAGCTGAATACATGGAGGGGACTCCAAATAGTGATCCCACTGCTACCGATATTAAAATAGTCCATATTGCACACGCAATGATAAGATACATCCTATCAGTAGCAACAAATACCAACACGGTAATTACAAGATCCAGATTACAAGATAAGATACGTGATCTgaaaatcaaagaaaatgCTCCTAATGTAAAATTTGAACTTATATTTGAACGAATAAACGCAATATTGCTCGACGTCTATGGTTATAAGTTAATTGGCTACCAAAGTTCGAGCAGCCATCAACATACAGAGAATTCGAATGGTGAGACTAATACAGAGAGCAATGCGAAGGAAGGCTCAGATGctgatgaaattgaaaacaagAATGTAGTTTCTGATAAATTTGCACATCGATCCAATAGttttatattgattaaCAATTTGAAATACGTACATAGCTTTGAAAGCTTCATATCACTCCAAAAGAGTTTACAATACCGAAAGACAATAGTCGATGGGGAATACATAGGGAATGATAATGACCAGCCAGCATCTCAAACGCTAGACAACTCCATTGGCACGGATAAATTGTTGGCGATGAATGGTATACTGGCAATTGTGATCAGTATGATtgcattttcaaaaaacaaCATTTTGCATAATGAACTGACGGGATACTTGCAGCAATTTGGAATACCAATTGATGACACCGCTAATATACCAATATTAGAAATGAAGTTCAGCGAACTATTGAAGGTTTTTGTAAAGAGAGAATATGTAGCTAAAATCGAAGAAAACTCAAGCATGGAAGGTGATATAGTGACTTATAGGTTGGGAAGAAGAACGAAAGCTGAGTTCccaataaaatcattagtTTCAATGGTCCAAACGATTTTAAACATTCCTAATGAACAACTCCCGAACttgaaaaaagatataataaagaacATAGGCGATACATATTCATAG